In Larimichthys crocea isolate SSNF chromosome XI, L_crocea_2.0, whole genome shotgun sequence, the sequence ATGCTACTTCTGCTTTGCCTCCGTTGCTTCGTCGCCATCTCTCAGTGAAAACGCGTCCGTCGACTTTTTAGCAGCAGAAATAATCAACAAGTCACCGATTAACGGGAGAAACTTTCTGATCGACGTTGAAACGTTACCGTCGTTCAGGAAGTCGCTCCGCGTGCGAGCAGCTCGGATTTATCCGCCCGCGAAGAAGAAGTTAGCTTCGCCAGGCTAGCTGTTAGCCTGTGACGTCGTCGGTTGGAGcaacttttttatgtttccgGCAACTCGGAGCAATGTTGGACGGATCTGCGGCTCACGGCGATGAGGCCAACATCGGCAACGTCGAAAACAACAACCCGATATCGTTGATTTCCGGCGGCGATGGGTTGAGCAACGCGGGCAACAAAGCGAGGCAGctgaggagaggggggaggaagcTGCGGTCCGCGGCCCCGCTGCATCAACACAAAGCCCCGAGAAACGGGCCCAACGTCCGGCTGTCcgatcacaacaacaacaacacccagACCGGACACACGCAGCCCGGTACCGAGCTGCCCGCCGGTACACAGACGGTACTGAGCCTGCATCAGCTGAAGCAGGGAGCCAAGAAAGAGGTGACACAATGTTTACCTGCATTATAATGTgatcatgcttttattttgaagctttaaCACTTTAATTTCATCaacaaaaatcattaaaacattagtttgttatttaaatattctgttGACTCTAAAATATGTTGGCAGACgtgttaatatttgtttttaatggtagTGCattgaatatttgtttgttttggacttttaatgtgacaaaatgagacatttaaagACCTCAGTCTGGTCGTTTTCCATTATTTTCTATAATCTATAGTTTATTCTGTGAACCCAGAAAACAGCCAGCTGCAGCCCTGTTCACTCAGCTGTTAGTTTGAGTCTATAAAACTTTGAATTTATTGCCAAAAACCATTAAAACATTAGTTATTTTAATAGTCTGACTCTTAAAATATGTTGGCAGAcgtgttaatattttttttaatggtagtTCATTGAATATTTGTAAGTTTTGGACTtataagacatttaaagacCTATTTTTAATCTATAAATCTGTTCTAATCCTGTCTTACACAACATTAGTTTGTTATTTAAACATTCTGTTGACTCTAAATAATGTTGGCAGACgtgttaatatttgttttttatggtaGTGCattgaatatttgtttgttttggacttttaatgtgacaaaatgagacatttaaagACCTCACCTTGGTCGTTTCCCACTATTTTCTATCTTTTCTGACATGTTAACATAATCTCAGACTTTATAAAGTCTTCTTGTAGCCAGTCAAACAGGTACAGTGTTGACACATTCTTGCATTAAAGTGTATTTACCCGTGATGACGTCGCAGTCACTGTTCCCTGTTATGAAGAAGTGAAAGCAGACGTTGTGCTTCCTCTTCCCGCTCACAGCTTTCGCTTTGTCTGCAGAGGAAGTTGGTATGAGGAAGAGGATGCAATGCAGTTTTAGGAGTGAAAGCAAAATTTactgtaattatattttatatataaacactTACACAGCAGAATGcagcatatatatttttaaatacacCCTAATGTGGTAGACTTCAATagtttaaataacattaatgtCAAAGAATAATACTAATACAGTAGAATTTAATAGTTTTACTTAATGTCCCTAAAATAACAGTAATACAGTCGAATATTTCTTTTTGAACACACGTAATAATAAATTACataattctgtatttttaatacTAATAAATCAGGATTCAGTCATTTAGATTTGCAAATGTTCACAGTatgataaatgttatttatatacattattataacAACGGCaatacagtaaaatacagtgtttgtgtttgtttttttaaatatattcaaatacaGAGGAATGTAATAcgtttaaaaagaaataacattaATGTATTAAAGTGTAATTTTTCCAAAACAGCACTAATAATGAATTCAGTGCTGTAGATTGTATTTAAcacatcacattacacacactgcTTCTGTATGTAGATCATTCTGTTTCTAaaactttgtttgtgtctcagctGCTGAAATCCAAAGGTGGCAGACTGGAGCGAGGGAGCATGCAGCCGGGCGGCCAACCTGCCCGCAACCTTCCCAGACACGACCAGATCACCCAGAACGTGATCACACGGAGCCACAAGCCCAAGCAGATCCAAACCCTCGGCACTTCTCACCCCACGAGGAAGAAAGACAACAGCAGCCCCAACAagccccctcctctccaccagcCTCCACTCCGAGAGCAGAAAAAGCCGCTCCACGCCTCCAACAACGTGAAGATCGCCGTGAACACGCCGCCCTCTGAAGCGTCCCTCGAATACCTCAAAGACGGCGACAAGGTGTACGCTGGAGCGAAGTTCAGTGAGCCCCCATCGCCCAGTGTCTTACCCAAACCACCCAGTCACTGGGTCGGAGAAAACGAGCCTCAACAGAGCGACCAAAGCCGAGAGCAAATGACTGTTCACCTAAAGTCGCTGCTGAAGGTTCCGGATAAATCATGACCACACTTTGACACGTCTAATTCATGCTGAACGCCAACAATTGGAAAATTACTATTAGATCCACCCGAATTTGGCCTTTGAGACACTGCAATACAATGTGAGAAGTTTTTATTCGCTGTAGTACAATTCCCCGTGATTCAACACGCCGCCTGCATCTGTGAACATTTGGGAGCCGCGTTGTAGCCGGAGGTCCGTCTGATGTGCAGCATACCTGCCTTCTTG encodes:
- the LOC104939336 gene encoding proline-rich nuclear receptor coactivator 1 — translated: MLDGSAAHGDEANIGNVENNNPISLISGGDGLSNAGNKARQLRRGGRKLRSAAPLHQHKAPRNGPNVRLSDHNNNNTQTGHTQPGTELPAGTQTVLSLHQLKQGAKKELLKSKGGRLERGSMQPGGQPARNLPRHDQITQNVITRSHKPKQIQTLGTSHPTRKKDNSSPNKPPPLHQPPLREQKKPLHASNNVKIAVNTPPSEASLEYLKDGDKVYAGAKFSEPPSPSVLPKPPSHWVGENEPQQSDQSREQMTVHLKSLLKVPDKS